The following is a genomic window from Crossiella equi.
ACCGCGCCGTTCGGCGGGTTCGGCGAGTCGGGCTTCGGCCGCGAGGGCGGTCGCGCGGGTCTGGAGGCCTACCTCGATGTCTGAGCGGATCAGCGTTGCCAAGACCTACAAGCTCTACCTCGGCGGGAAGTTCCCCCGCTCGGAGTCCGGACGGGTGTACCCGGTGACCGACGCACGCGGCAAGTTCCTCGCCAACGCCGCCCACGCCTCCCGCAAGGACGTCCGCGACGCGGTGGTGGCGGCCCGCGCGGCCTTCCCGAAGTGGTCGGGCGCCACCGCGTACAACCGGGGCCAGGTGCTCTACCGGGTGGCCGAGATGCTGGAGGGCCGCCGGGACCAGTTCATCGCCGAGGTCGCCCAGGCCGAGGGCGTGGCGGCGAAGAAGGCCGAGTCCACTGTGGACGCGGCCGTGGACCGCTGGGTCTGGTACGCGGGCTGGACGGACAAGCTGGCCACGGTCCTGGGCGCGGCCAACCCGGTGGCGGGCCCGTACTTCTCCTTCACCACCCCGGAGCCGACGGGCGTGGTGGCGGTCTTCGCCCCGCAGAGCTCCTCCCTGTTGGGCCTGGTCAGCGCGGTGGCCCCGGTCATCGCGGCGGGCAACACCTGCGTCGTGGTCACCAGCGAGTCCCGCCCCCTCCCGGCGATCACCCTGTCCGAGGTGCTGGCCACCTCCGACCTGCCGGGCGGCGTGGTGAACCTGCTGACCGGCCGCACCTCGGAGCTGTCCCCGTGGCTCGCGGCCCACGCCGACGTCAACGCCCTGGACCCCACGGGCGTCCCGGCCGACGCGCGTGCGGACCTGGAGCGCGCGGCGGCGGGCACGGTCAAGCGCGTGCTGCGCACCCCGGCCAAGGAACCGGACTGGACCGCGACGCCGGACATCAGCCGCCTGCGCGCGTTCCTGGAGCACAAGACGGTCTGGCACCCCACGGGGATCTGAGCCGACGGGGGCGGTCCACGACGGGCCGCCCCCGGTTCAGCGGTGCCGCTCCCGAAGCACGAACACCGCCGTCACCGCGGCGGTTCCGAGCAGGGCGTAGCCCGCCCAGCCCGGGACCGGGAGGTCCGGCAGCCCACGCGCCAGCAGGTGCACGGGGTAGAGCACGGCGAGCACCACGGCCACGAGCAGCACCGCCAGCCCCGCGCGCCGCGGGCCCGACACGTCCGAGCCCCGCCCGCTCGCCCACGTCTCCACCACCCCGAGCACCGGGGCGGCCACCAGCAACAACACCAGCACCGCGGGCGGCACCCGCACCGGGTCGGCCAGCAACACCACGGCCCCGCCCCCGAACAGGGCGAGCAGCCAGTAGCCGAACGCGATGTTCGGCCAGGTCACATACGCCTTCATCGCCAGCTCCCCGTCCGGTGCCGTTGCGCCTGCCGGGCCTCGTCCCCGCGCGCGCCGAGCCTCCGGTGCGTCAGCGCCAGCCTGCCGAAGCCGGCCACGAATGAGTCGACCGCCATGCCGCCGACGGAGACCCGCCGGCCGATCTTGCTCCGCCGGGTCTTCTCCGCCTGGCTGGTCCGCCCCGCCGGCAGCGGCAGTGCCGCGGCGACGTACCACCAGCCCCACCGCACGTCGTTGTGCATCTCTGCCCCCGGAGGCACCGGGAAAGGTCTTGATCAAGCCGGGTTCTCCCACATGAGGAAGGCGACGTCGAGCCCAGGCAACCTCCTGGCGCCGGACGGTGTCAACGGATGCGCCAGTCCAGCCTGCCGTCGGGCGTCACCGTGGGGTGGCTGTGCCCGACCGGGGTGCCCGACTCCAGGGCGTCGGCGACCTCGGTGAGCATGACGGCCAGGCTGCTCCACTCCGGTTTGTGCACCTCGGAGCGTTCCTGGTCCCACTCCAGGACGCAGCCGTGCAGCGGGCCCGGGCGGAGGTCGACGACCAGGGCGTCGCCGCAGCCGTCGAAGGCGATGGGGACCCAGGCCGGGTGGAAGGAGCGGGCGGCGGTGCCCGCCTCGGGCTCGGCGTCCGGTTCGGCCCACTGCTCCCGCCACCGCAGCCGCCGCCACTCCCGGGCGTCGAAGGCGCTGCGCGTGCTGTGCGGGGTGTAGAAGGGCGGGAAGATCTCGGCGAAGTCGGTGCGCACGGTGCCGTCGCACAGCGTCCACCACTGCCGCAGCTCGGCCGAGAACGTCAGCCCGAGGCGGCGCTCCAGGTCCTCCACCTCGGCGGGCGCCGCCCCCGGCCGCAGGAGTTCGTGTGTTGTGGGCGCGCTCTCGGCCAGCCAGGTCCACAGCCGGCCCCAGCCCTCGGCAACGTCCATACCGCCATGCTCCCAGCTCACGCCGGGTTCCGCTGCGGCCAACCCGTGATCATCGTTGAGCCGACCGGAGCAAAATCGGCAAGTTCCTGACTCAATACAACAAAATCCCGGCCGACCGGGTGCCCCTGATCGCGTTCTCGTCCGGAAAAAATCCGGCGGGGCTGGCCCCCGACGCCAGCCCCGCCGAACCCGGGCGGAGATCAGCCCAGGGTCGCCTCCCGCACGCCGCGCTGGACGACCGTGGTCGCCGCGCCCGCGAAGGCCGTCCACTGTGGAGCTTTCTCGGCGAGCTCGCGCCTGCCGCTCCGGCTGATCTCGTAGAACTTGCGCCCCGGCCCGCCGTCGCCGGCACGCCAGGAGCTGTGCAGCAGCCCGGCTTCCTCCAGCCGGTTCAGCAGCGGGTAGAGCGTGCCGCCCTTGACCTCGCCGAGGCCGGAGTCGGCCAGCTGCTGCGAGATCAGGTAGCCGTAGCTCTCCCCCGACTCGGCCAGCAGCGCCAGCACCGCGAGGTCGAGGACGCCGCGCAGCCACTGCGCCTGTCTCACCTCGGCCTGCCGCACTCCTACAAGGTACTGCCATCTAGCTGACTCCACAAACTAGCTGGTTGTGACAACTAGCTTGCACCACGACATAGTCGGTCGCGTGAATCCGGCCATCCGGCCCCCGAACCCGCCTGACGTGCGGCAAGCTGGGACGATCCGCCGGAACCGGAGGGCCCTCGCCCGCGTCGAACCCGGCGGGATCGAGCACACGGGGAAGGACGCGATGGCCGAGAAGGGCTTCAAGGTCGACCCGGCCGCGTTGCGGGGCTACTCGAACGCGGTCAAGGGCCTGTCCGGGGAGGTGGGCAAGGTCGGCACCGGCACGCTGGCCGGGACGAACGCGCTGCCCGCCAACGCCTTCGGCACGATCGGCGCGGAGGTCTCGGGCGCCCTGACCCCAGCCGTGCAGGGCATCCTCGACGGCATCGCCGCGGCCGCGAAGGCCATGACCGAGCTGGGCACCGCGGTCAGCAGCACGCTCACCGACTACGAGCGCCAGGACGACGACCACGCGCAGCAGGTCAAGCGCGCGGGTACGCGCTGAGCACGGCACAGGGGGAACAGCAGGGATGTCCGATGTCGAGGCCGTGCTCAACGGTCTGACCGAGAAGCTGCGGCAGATGGTCAAGGACGTGGACGGCGACCACGGCGCCGCACAGCGCGCGGCCACCGCCCTGGGCCAGGCCAACACCGCGCTCGCCGACCTCAAGGGCAGACACAACGGCTCGTTCAAGTCGGCGATGAACGGCTGGTACGGCGACCGCGCCAACGTCTTCCAGGGCCGGGTGGCCACCCTGGAGGGCTCGGTGGACAAGCTCGCCGGGAACTGCAAGACCGCCCAGGACGCGGTGAACAGCGCGCACAACGCGGTCACCACGGCCAAGGGCAACCTCGAGAGGATCATCAACGAGCTGCGCACCGCGGTCACCCCGCAGGTGGAGGCCGCGCTCGCGGGCAAGCACACCGGGCAGAAGGCCAGCGTGCCGCAGGCGATCTCGCAGTGCGCCTGCACCGCCGCCACGTACAACCTCAAGGGCGAGCAGGAGATCACCAAGGCCAAGCAGGCCCTGGGCGAGGCCGCGGGCAAGCTGCGCGGCATCCCCGGCGTGGACGTCGGCTCGCTCGGCGGCATGGGCGGTGCGCTCGGCGGCGGTGTGGACGGCACCAGCACCTCCTCGGCCTCCGGCCGCAACGGCTCGGGCGGGCACTCCGGCTCGTCCGGGGGCGGCGGGGGTGGCGGAGGTGGCGGCGGCGCCGGTGGTGGGGGCGGGGGCGGCGGCGTGCCGCACTCGAACCTGCCGGTGGCCATCCCGCCGCAGCCGGGTTCGGGCGTGGACGTCAACCTGCCCGGCGGCAAGACCGTGCAGGCGCCGAACGAGATCGCCGCGGCCGCCGTGCGCAAGGCGCTGACCGCGCTCGGCACGCCCTACGTGTGGGCGGCCTCCAACCCGCCGCAGGGCACCGACTGCTCCGGCCTGACCAAGTGGTCCTACGCCGCGGCGGGCTTCGAGCTGCCCCGGCACTCGGCGGCGCAGGCCATGGGCGCGCAGGTGCCGCCCGGCCAGCTGCTGCCCGGTGACCTGGTGGTGTGGAAGGGTCACGTGGCGATGTACATCGGGGACGGCCAGATCATCGAGGCGGGCGACCCGGTGCAGATCGGCAAGCTGCGCACGACCAACAGCGGGATGCCGTTCATGGGCTTCTTCCGGCCCACCGGCTGAGGGGGGGGCGGGATGGACGACTTCGTCGAGGCGGACAACGCACGCGCCGCGCGGAAGATCGCGGACACCGAGGCGCGCATCACCGAGCGGCTGGCCCGTTCGGGTCCCGTGCTCGGCCAGGCCCGCTCCGCCGACGGCGCGGTCAGCGTGACCGTGGCGCCCGGCGGTGAGCTGCGCGAGGTGCGCATCGACCCGCGCGCGCTGAACATGGGCATGCCGCAGCTGGCCGACGAGGTGGTCAAGCAGGCGCGGCGGGCCACCCGGGACGCGGCCGGGCGGCTGCACCGCACCATGGACGGCGTGCTGGACGCGAAGGCCGCCGAGGGGCTGACCGCGCTGGGCCTGCCGCCGCAGCCGGTCGAGGACGACGAGGACCCGGGTTCGTTCCTGCGGAGGGCACGATGAGCGAATACAGCGCCGCCGAGGACGCCCTGCGCGCCAGCGAGGCCATGGCCGCCGAGATGGCGCGCGTGGTGGGGCAGGCCCGCAGCCAGGACGGCCTGGTCGCGGCCACGGTCAACGCCAACGGCGAGCTGGTGCAGCTGTGGCTGGACCCGGCCGCGGACCGGCTGGGCGCGGACCGGCTCGGTCAGGTGATCACCGAGACCGCGCGGCTGGCCACCGAGTTCGCCGTGCAGCGCTGCTGGAACGTGCTGGCCAAGGGCATGGGCGATGAGTTCACCGCCCTGGCCGAGGCCGTCGGCGGCACCGCGCCGGCCCGGGCCGCGGGCTGGGACAGCGCGAAGGTGGAAGGCGTGCCGGTCAGCCGGGCGCCCCGTCCGACCGCCGAGCCGGAGGAGGACGAGGACGTGCTGAGCTTCGACCTGTCCAGTCTTCGCTCGGACCGGTGATCCGTTGCTGACCGTGAACCCGTAGGCTGCGGCCGAATCCGACAGGCGACCCGGAGGCAGGGAATGGCCCAGGACATCGTGCCGATCGAGCTTCGTCTTCCGCAGGGTGACCTGGTCACGCTGTGGGCGCCCAAGTGGCGTGAGGACGGCGAGGAGTGGGAGGCCTTCCTCGGCCACGGCGAGGACCTCTACGGCTTCGCCGACGCCGCGCACCTGGCCGCCTTCGTGCGCACGGCCGAGGAGCACGACCTCACCGACCACCCGGCGTGGGCGCAGGTCCCCGGCCTGCACGCGGGCGACCTGGTGCCCGACCAGGAGCGCGTGTACGACCTGGTCGGCGTGCCGGAGCTGGCCGCCGAGGAGCCGGACACCTGGACCATCGGCGAGCTGTCGGAGACCGTGGCGATCGTGCGCTCCCTCGCCGACGTGTGCGAGCTGGAGGCCGTGCACGGCGTGCTGGACGCCGCCGACGGCTTCGCGCTGCTGAACCAGGGCACCTACCCGTTCCAGGGCCGTGACGGCGAGGCCCGCTGGAACGAGCTGGCCAAGATCATCGTGGACCGCTGGGACGAGGTCCTGGACGCCATCGACGGTGTGGTCACCCAGCCCGAGGTGCCGGAGAAGGCCCGGCTGGACGCCGAGGCCGAGCTCGCCGAGCTGGAGGCCGAGGACGAGGACGAGGACGCCGAAGGCGCCGAGGCCGAGGAGGCCGAGGAGGAGGCCCCCACCGGTTTCTGGGCCGAGGTCGGCATCGACCCCATCAAGATCATCACCTCCGTCGGCGAGCACTACACGCTGCGCTGCTACCTCGACGACAAGCCGCTGTTCCTCGGCTCGGACGGCAAGATCGACGTCTTCTCCTCCCCGCGCGCACTGGCCCGCTTCCTGGCCACCGGCGAGGGCGACTCCGCCGAGGACCACGCGAACGACCTCGCCGAGGCGTCCACGTGGGACGAGGTGGTGGCCGCGGCCACCAACGGCGACCTGGAGATCGAGGTCGAGCAGGACAACACCTACCTGCTCACCGGCCTGTCCGAGGACCTCGCGGGCGGTGTCGAGGAGGTCGACCCGCTGCAGCTGGAGCTGGCCGTCGAGCTGGTCCTGGACGCCGCGCAGTGGGCTGGCGACGAGTCCACGGAGAAGGCGCTGGCCAAGTCCGAGAGCCTGGGCTGGCTGGTCTCCTTCATCGTGCGCCCGGACCCGAACCGCCTGGCGCCGAGCGCGCCGTTCACCGCCGAGGTGGCGGCCTGGGAGAAGGTCGTGGCGGCTTTCGAGGAGCGCCTCAACCAGCACTGACCCGAACACGACAGCGGGGCCCGCACCGACACTTCCCGGTGCGGGCCCCGCTGTCGTTCGCGGGCTCAGCCGATCAGCGCGGCGTAGCTCGGCTTGATCACCTCGTTGATGATCGCCAGGCGCTCGTCGAAGCCGATGAACGCCGACTTCATGGCGTTGACGGTGAACCACTGCAGGTCGGCCCAGCCGTAGCCGAAGGCGTCGACCAGCGCGGCCATCTCGGTGGACATCGAGCAGTGGCTCATCAGGCGGTTGTCGGTGTTGACCGTGACGCGGAAGCGCAGCTTGTGCAGCAGGCCGATGGGGTGCTCGGCGATGCTGGCCGCCGCGCCGGTCTGCAGGTTGGAGCTGGGGCACATCTCCAGCGGGATGCGCCGGTCGCGCACGTAGCTGGCCAGGCGTCCGAGGTGGACGGTGCCGTCCTCCTCGACCTTGATGTCGTCCACGATGCGCACGCCGTGGCCGAGGCGCTCGGCGCCGCAGTGCTGGATGGCCTCCCAGATGGAGGGCAGGCCGAACGCCTCACCGGCGTGGATGGTGAAGTGCGCGTTCTGCTGGCGCAGGTACTCGAAGGCGTCCAGGTTGCGCGTGGGCGGGAAGCCTGCCTCCG
Proteins encoded in this region:
- a CDS encoding aldehyde dehydrogenase family protein, whose product is MSERISVAKTYKLYLGGKFPRSESGRVYPVTDARGKFLANAAHASRKDVRDAVVAARAAFPKWSGATAYNRGQVLYRVAEMLEGRRDQFIAEVAQAEGVAAKKAESTVDAAVDRWVWYAGWTDKLATVLGAANPVAGPYFSFTTPEPTGVVAVFAPQSSSLLGLVSAVAPVIAAGNTCVVVTSESRPLPAITLSEVLATSDLPGGVVNLLTGRTSELSPWLAAHADVNALDPTGVPADARADLERAAAGTVKRVLRTPAKEPDWTATPDISRLRAFLEHKTVWHPTGI
- a CDS encoding SMI1/KNR4 family protein translates to MDVAEGWGRLWTWLAESAPTTHELLRPGAAPAEVEDLERRLGLTFSAELRQWWTLCDGTVRTDFAEIFPPFYTPHSTRSAFDAREWRRLRWREQWAEPDAEPEAGTAARSFHPAWVPIAFDGCGDALVVDLRPGPLHGCVLEWDQERSEVHKPEWSSLAVMLTEVADALESGTPVGHSHPTVTPDGRLDWRIR
- a CDS encoding PadR family transcriptional regulator — translated: MRQAQWLRGVLDLAVLALLAESGESYGYLISQQLADSGLGEVKGGTLYPLLNRLEEAGLLHSSWRAGDGGPGRKFYEISRSGRRELAEKAPQWTAFAGAATTVVQRGVREATLG
- a CDS encoding type VII secretion target; its protein translation is MAEKGFKVDPAALRGYSNAVKGLSGEVGKVGTGTLAGTNALPANAFGTIGAEVSGALTPAVQGILDGIAAAAKAMTELGTAVSSTLTDYERQDDDHAQQVKRAGTR
- a CDS encoding C40 family peptidase, yielding MSDVEAVLNGLTEKLRQMVKDVDGDHGAAQRAATALGQANTALADLKGRHNGSFKSAMNGWYGDRANVFQGRVATLEGSVDKLAGNCKTAQDAVNSAHNAVTTAKGNLERIINELRTAVTPQVEAALAGKHTGQKASVPQAISQCACTAATYNLKGEQEITKAKQALGEAAGKLRGIPGVDVGSLGGMGGALGGGVDGTSTSSASGRNGSGGHSGSSGGGGGGGGGGGAGGGGGGGGVPHSNLPVAIPPQPGSGVDVNLPGGKTVQAPNEIAAAAVRKALTALGTPYVWAASNPPQGTDCSGLTKWSYAAAGFELPRHSAAQAMGAQVPPGQLLPGDLVVWKGHVAMYIGDGQIIEAGDPVQIGKLRTTNSGMPFMGFFRPTG
- a CDS encoding YbaB/EbfC family nucleoid-associated protein, which encodes MDDFVEADNARAARKIADTEARITERLARSGPVLGQARSADGAVSVTVAPGGELREVRIDPRALNMGMPQLADEVVKQARRATRDAAGRLHRTMDGVLDAKAAEGLTALGLPPQPVEDDEDPGSFLRRAR
- a CDS encoding YbaB/EbfC family nucleoid-associated protein; amino-acid sequence: MSEYSAAEDALRASEAMAAEMARVVGQARSQDGLVAATVNANGELVQLWLDPAADRLGADRLGQVITETARLATEFAVQRCWNVLAKGMGDEFTALAEAVGGTAPARAAGWDSAKVEGVPVSRAPRPTAEPEEDEDVLSFDLSSLRSDR
- a CDS encoding primosomal protein, whose protein sequence is MAQDIVPIELRLPQGDLVTLWAPKWREDGEEWEAFLGHGEDLYGFADAAHLAAFVRTAEEHDLTDHPAWAQVPGLHAGDLVPDQERVYDLVGVPELAAEEPDTWTIGELSETVAIVRSLADVCELEAVHGVLDAADGFALLNQGTYPFQGRDGEARWNELAKIIVDRWDEVLDAIDGVVTQPEVPEKARLDAEAELAELEAEDEDEDAEGAEAEEAEEEAPTGFWAEVGIDPIKIITSVGEHYTLRCYLDDKPLFLGSDGKIDVFSSPRALARFLATGEGDSAEDHANDLAEASTWDEVVAAATNGDLEIEVEQDNTYLLTGLSEDLAGGVEEVDPLQLELAVELVLDAAQWAGDESTEKALAKSESLGWLVSFIVRPDPNRLAPSAPFTAEVAAWEKVVAAFEERLNQH
- a CDS encoding adenosine deaminase, with protein sequence MSTPVTLETIRTAPKVLLHDHLDGGLRPQTVIELAEAGGYTNLPTTDAAELGAWFAEAADSGSLVRYLETFAHTVGVMQNVEAIKRVAAEAAEDLAEDGVVYAEIRYAPELFTEQGLSLDQIVEAVQEGFRQGEANAAAKGKKVRIGTLLCAMRQNARSLEIAELAVRYRDAGVVGFDIAGPEAGFPPTRNLDAFEYLRQQNAHFTIHAGEAFGLPSIWEAIQHCGAERLGHGVRIVDDIKVEEDGTVHLGRLASYVRDRRIPLEMCPSSNLQTGAAASIAEHPIGLLHKLRFRVTVNTDNRLMSHCSMSTEMAALVDAFGYGWADLQWFTVNAMKSAFIGFDERLAIINEVIKPSYAALIG